In Malania oleifera isolate guangnan ecotype guangnan chromosome 8, ASM2987363v1, whole genome shotgun sequence, a single window of DNA contains:
- the LOC131162005 gene encoding GCN5-related N-acetyltransferase 10, chloroplastic produces the protein MAYSQIGSQFLKILVSESPCKYGSLVHPSGKIDGTLLREKKKCFHTVQCYGPSTSALLTGGESGYGGKQQVADEVGYYFVREYGWRVRRLEEKMHEMRRAAQVQAEAFHVPLPLFNHLFFHFFQAEVLSGLLYKLRNSPPNRYACLVAVSSIDECCDESRQNIVGVVDATILRDEAVLHHVQGADEYVYLSGIAVRNNYRRQKVGTVLLKACEALSFVWGFEFLALRAYEDDWGARTLYANAGYKVVSRDPVWVTTWIGRRRRVLMVKRANLHPNSDHE, from the exons ATGGCGTACTCGCAAATAGGGTCTCAGTTCTTGAAAATCCTTGTTTCAGAGTCTCCCTGTAAATATGGATCCCTTGTGCATCCTTCTGGAAAAATTGATGGAACATTACTCAGAGAGAAGAAGAAGTGTTTCCACACGGTGCAGTGCTATGGTCCTTCGACATCGGCGTTATTGACGGGGGGAGAAAGTGGATATGGGGGGAAGCAGCAGGTGGCAGATGAGGTTGGGTACTACTTTGTGAGGGAATATGGGTGGAGGGTGAGGAGGTTGGAGGAGAAGATGCATGAGATGAGGAGGGCAGCTCAAGTTCAAGCTGAGGCGTTTCACGTCCCACTCCCCCTCTTCAATCACTTGTTCTTCCACTTTTTTCAG GCTGAAGTGCTCTCTGGGCTGCTCTACAAACTTAGGAACTCACCTCCAAATAG GTATGCATGTTTGGTAGCTGTGTCTTCCATTGATGAATGCTGTGATGAGTCACGACAGAACATAGTGGGTGTGGTGGACGCTACCATTTTGAGGGACGAAGCTGTTCTTCATCACGTCCAAGGAGCTGACGAATATGTTTATCTGTCTGGTATTGCTGTTCGGAATAATTACAG GCGGCAGAAAGTAGGAACTGTGCTGCTGAAGGCTTGCGAAGCGCTGTCCTTTGTATGGGGATTTGAGTTTCTGGCGCTAAGAGCATACGAAGACGATTGGGGTGCTCGCACCCTATATGCTAACGCTGGTTATAAAGTTGTGTCCAGAGATCCTGTCTGGGTGACTACTTGGATTGGCAGAAGACGTCGCGTTCTTATGGTCAAGCGGGCTAATCTCCATCCTAATTCAGATCATGAATAA